Proteins co-encoded in one Phoenix dactylifera cultivar Barhee BC4 unplaced genomic scaffold, palm_55x_up_171113_PBpolish2nd_filt_p 001243F, whole genome shotgun sequence genomic window:
- the LOC120108263 gene encoding uncharacterized protein LOC120108263 yields the protein MEDDRRAPSPDPNYHSDSPDTPRSAAGNTDLAGVYQLMTQLLQQQQEMQLATIQPTNSYYENFRRLNPPVFDEGSDPIAAETWVRKMEKMFQVLQFFEETKVRLAIPQLKGSAEFWWTTMEPAYPASRITWMDFTRSREEHEVHLRMVLQTLQKKRLYAKLNKCEFWLSIVAFLGHVISEDRVSVDRKKIEAVVDWPRPTNVKEIRSFLGLAGYYRRLGCVLIQNGKVVAYASRQLKFYEQNYPTHDLALAAVVFAMKIWRHYLYGEHCEDYDLSIKYHPGKANVVADALSRKSAVSSAALLTAQPQIQKDLDKLQVEVVAQTTRSLLATLRIQPILIDRIKIAQQSDVHTSQLRDEVKKGLRPELQIHSDGTLRFGHRLYVPADAELKKEILGEAHQSHFSIHPGSTKMYRNLREHYWWKGMKREIAEYVARCMTCQLIKVEHQRPAGLLEPLEIPEWKWKHITMDFVIGLPRTVKRNDAVWVIVDRLTKYILDPSHVIQYEPLQINEDLTYEEVPLRIVDKEQILRRHTIPYVKIQWTNHTERKATWKLEEKMRQSYPQLFEN from the exons ATGGAAGACGATAGGAGGGCACCATCCCCAGATCCTAACTACCACTCAGATTCCCCGGATACGCCACGCTCTGCGGCAGGCAACACAGATCTAGCTGGAGTATACCAGCTGATGACGCAGTTACTCCAGCAGCAGCAGGAGATGCAGCTGGCCACCATACAACCAACCAACTCCTATTATGAAAATTTTAGACGATTGAACCCACCAGTATTTGACGAAGGATCGGACCCGATAGCAGCTGAGACGTGGGTTCGGAAAATGGAGAAGATGTTCCAAGTGCTTCAGTTTTTTGAAGAAACAAAGGTCCGATTAGCCATTCCCCAGCTAAAAGGAAGTGCTGAATTTTGGTGGACAACCATGGAACCAGCATACCCCGCCAGTAGGATAACTTGGATGGACTTTACGAG GAGCAGGGAAGAGCATGAGGTTCATTTGAGAATGGTACTTCAGACCCTTCAGAAGAAAAGGTTATATGCCAAGCTGAACAAATGCGAGTTCTGGTTGAGCATCGTGGCATTCCTCGGTCATGTGATCTCCGAGGATAGAGTGTCGGTGGATCGCAAGAAGATAGAAGCAGTGGTAGATTGGCCTCGTCCCACCAATGTCAAAGAAATTAGAAGCTTTTTGGGACTGGCCGGGTATTACCGACG ACTAGGCTGTGTATTAATACAAAATGGCAAGGTAGTAGCCTATGCCTCTAGACAGTTAAAATTCTATGAGCAAAATTATCCAACCCACGACCTGGCGTTGGCTGCAGTGGTCTTTGCCATGAAGATCTGGAGGCACTACCTATATGGAGAGCATTGTGAG GACTATGATTTGAGTATTAAATACCATCCAGGCAAAGCCAACGTGGTGGCTGATGCTCTGAGTAGAAAGTCAGCGGTAAGTTCAGCTGCACTACTCACCGCCCAGCCGCAGATTCAGAAGGATCTTGATAAGCTGCAGGTTGAAGTAGTTGCACAAACTACAAGGAGTCTATTGGCCACTCTCAGAATCCAACCAATATTGATCGACAGAATAAAGATCGCCCAGCAGTCTGATGTACACACAAGTCAACTCAGGGATGAAGTAAAGAAAGGGTTACGACCCGAACTCCAGATTCACTCAGATGGTACCTTGAGGTTCGGTCATCGATTATATGTTCCAGCTGATGCTGAATTGAAAAAGGAGATCCTAGGAGAAGCCCACCAGTCTCATTTCTCTATCCACCCTGGCAGTACCAAGATGTACAGGAACCTCCGAGAGCATTACTGGTGGAAGGGTATGAAAAGAGAaatagctgaatatgttgcccgATGCATGACCTGTCAGCTGATAAAAGTAGAACACCAGAGGCCAGCAGGATTACTAGAGCCACTAGAAATTCCAGAATGGAAATGGAAGCATATTACTATGGACTTTGTTATAGGGCTCCCAAGAACAGTAAAAagaaatgatgcagtgtgggtgattgttgacCGCCTCACAAA GTACATcctagatcccagccatgtaATACAATATGAACCTCTACAGATAAATGAAGACCTGACCTATGAGGAAGTCCCTTTGCGCATCGTCGATAAGGAGCAGATTCTTCGGAGGCACACCATTCCTTACGTCAAAATCCAGTGGACCAACCACACTGAACGAAAAGCCACCTGGAAACTTGAAGAGAAGATGCGTCAAAGTTACCCCCAACTCTTCGAAAATTGA